The segment tggcgatttgaacgggttgaagctgtttattgcccagcttatgttacgttttgtgaggatgtgatccatcgaggttaccggtccctctcctggaagatgtgccgtctcgatggttgtgcaccctggaaaatgtgtgtctagtagaatctgcagggtctcctcactggagttagtccacgtgccgtcattccttttaagataccctaccgaggggttagtttttgagagaatcttgcgaagccttgcggcctctgacgtttcctcaatttccgagcaaaatttttgccaagaggccctttttgctttccttgtttcctttttatatagtgacagactgattttgtagtctgcccagtggctctcctcgttcgcgcttttggccctgttgaagggggtcctgcagcttttacgtaggatgtctatttgttttgaccaccaggggggtttctttttccccctaggtttgctagaggggcacgctgccgcgaaggctttgttgcatgcctctgtgaacctgttcactaggcgatctaggtcgtcttttgtgtcagggcatgatggtgctttggaggggagtaagtcctccaggactgagctatatttttcccagttggctttcctggcattaatatagtccttaggtttcggacactcgagggatagtgtggtctcgatgtatctgtggtcagagaaagagtggtcatcaaggacttgccaactcttgactatgtctaacaggttggaagacacaagggtgatgtcaataacctcctgtcgatttttaattataaaagtgaggtcgttgccccgattacaaataaatagatttgagttgaggatgaagctgaaaagtgactcaccccttacatttgtgttcgagctcccccattgagtgtggtgagcgttggcatcgctgtcgctggctagtttgcgaaccaggtcgttgggaggatcatttccctcatgggccatgtaggacgacatcagcctGTATGGTTAGTGCTCTTGCTCTCTCTTCGTGGCGGGATATTTCTTCACAATAATGTCCTTTTTCCTAGCACTTTCGTTTTATGTTTgaccttttttgtttaaaccttattttGGAAACAATCCAATAAAAGAGGATCCCCAAAAATTAGCCAATCTTGTAGCAAATTAATTCATTAATCGgatctatctagctagtaatattccaaggaatatcaaaaacgaggaatatgtaaaacaGAACTTGAATGcttcagtatatttacggtatattttttaaatgagacggtatatttctgtatatttctgagggctAGTCACACTGTTCGGTGCGTTCGTGGGCAAGAAATAGGCGAAAGAAAATAGGAAAATAAAATTGATACTGCAACAAACTCCAAAACACTCAACGCATGCGAGTGCATTTACCAGCTGCACCTCATCAAACCGGGCTAGTGAAAACGACCAAAGCCGTAAAATCAATCGAGCTTAATCAAAACAGGGCCGCTACAATTCATCCGCGAACTGTGCGTCTCGTATAACCACAAAATTTTCTCTGCATTTGAGCCTAATTTTCGCGAGTTGGACTATATAGAACACACCAATCAGATATCAGATTGCCCATGTGGGGTTCGTCACTACCTTTTCTGTTATTCCATTTGTATTAATGCTTGTTTCAAACGAGACCCCAACACCGAAACATAAACGACAAACGTTTACCACGTAAACAGCTGCATGCGCAAAGATAAAAGTTTGATCGAACACTAACTAGAGCCGCAGTTCCGCCAGACGGATACCAGATCAGAGACAGAGAGTTCGAAGATGTCCGCGGAGCGCGAAATTCCCGCTGAGGACAGCATCAAAGTTGTCTGTCGCTTCCGACCGCTTAACGACAGTGAGGAGAAGGCCGGCTCGAAGTTTGTCGTCAAATTCCCCAACAATGTCGAGGAGAACTGCATATCTATTGCGGTAAGTGTATTTCACCTTAGTAAAGTGATTCACTCCACCGTCAGTGCCTCCTCCACACACATTTCATTTCCCTTTACTTTGTGTGTTATGCATTAATCTCTGCGTGCTGTCACGGCCCATGACGTCATGCCTAACATTAGACCGTACGCCCCCGTACATTAGCCTTCCCCAGCAGCAGTGCCGTCGACCAATTGGAGCAGTTTGGATAATTAGCGCAAAGCTTGTGTATTCCACATCCAGTGAGCGTGTCTCGAGCGACTGCCCACAGGCGGAAAACTATAAGAAATCCGAAATTACTTCAGATCAGTAGTATATTTTGCAACAAATTGATTTTCCGCCCAAAGacagaaaaaacgagggggaacgttgtgagttgctgcggacaccgcaactctacggttatacccgatactaagtcagtatggctctcctccggcagacgccgctaatattaaacgacacgacaaagagtgcgtgcgagagacagaaaatcagtctgagcgggacgtcgggcgctgcgtagccactgcaaattgatttgttcctattggctataaaaatgatctgatctgatccagattcagcaatctgatagatatggtcattatctatgattctgcgtttttagttttttcgaatgtgcaatattgtggatgcaacagattttcgtcctttgtgtgggcggaagggggtggggcgaaattttgagatacacgttttatagtaagatctaacaggagtgcggataccaaatttggttactctagccttaatagtctctgagatttttgaatatccccagattttcgtcctttgcgggggcggaagggggtgtggcgaaattttgaagcAAACTCGTCttggtccgatatattaggagtgtggataccaaatttggttgctctagcttttgtagtctctgagatctaggcgctaatgttttactctaagcaaagccgcctatgctacgtgtgtgttagagagagacagggcgagaaaaaatgaaattgttttcttgatgctggctataataatgatacgatccaattcagattccgcagtcttaaagatatggtcattctctacaattctacgcttttggttttctcatatcttcaaaattgttgatgccacagattttcgtcctttgtgggggcggaagtgggcggggcgaagttttgaaatatttttgtagcagtgacatatcacaaaagtctggatccaaaacatcgttgctctagctcttatagtctttgagcactaggcgctgaaggggacggacagacggacagacggacggacggacagacagacagggctcaatcgactcggctattgatgctgatcaagaatatatatactttatggggtcggaaacgattccttctggacgttacacacatccacttttaccacaaatctaatataccccaatactcattttgagtatcggctATAAAAAGAGCGAGTGAGAGGGAAAGTGAAACGGggtgtttttgtgtgtatgGGAACGTCAAAGAATAAAAGCCGAAAGCAAGGCAGTCCCCACCCACAATTATAGTTCCACTTGTGTCCCAATCCACAGAAATTTGCATTGCTAACCTTCTCTGCAGCAGCGGTCTCGCCGTCTAAAGTTCCAGCCAGTCCGCCTTCTATGCTTACCTCACTTACATTGTACTTGCCCCCTGTGTcttcatgtgtgtgtgtgtgtgtgtgtgtgtgccctcCCATTGCCACCAGCTGCCGCCACTTCActccaccagcagcaacagtgacTCATGCACGCAAACCACATAAAATGAGGAACATAGGGCAATGGAATTTACTGGTTTTTGGCGCTCATAAATAATAGATGTATGTATTGTGGAACCACTGAGTTTTCACCATAACTCAGCCTGTAAACGAACATTTTCCCAGAAATCGGTTTGGCAACAACAGTTTCTACTACTTTCTACTACTACTTCTCTTGCCACTAGCCACTTACTGTTAAACATTAAGATTGTTAGCCGCTATATATATCTTCAATTAAACTGTGAACTTACCGTAACTCGAACTGTAACGTAGTCAAACATTTTCGCGGAAATTATATCTAGAGCAACAATGTCTTATATCCTTGTCTATCTCGTCCCATCAGCGAACTAGTTCTTTCGTTGAACCATAGCAGGCAGCTCTATTACATACAAACACATGAAAGTACATGTGTATGCATGTATTTATCATTACTAACGCTTCTCTTTCGCTCTTTCTTCTGCTGCTCGTTATTCATTACTGCTTTCCTCCCATCTCCACTCCGCTCGTCTCTTTCTTTTGTTAATGCTCATAATTACAGTCCGTTTCGCGGCCAGAAATCCGGCATTGGCAGGGAGGGGATAGGGTAAAAGCTGAAGATCGACTAGAAATTTGggagaaaagaaaagaaaaaacctTAATACGTCTCTTTTTTCAGGGCAAAGTCTACCTATTCGACAAAGTCTTCAAGCCGAATGCCTCCCAGGAGAAGGTTTACAACGAGGCGGCCAAGTCCATTGTCACGGACGTCCTGGCCGGCTACAATGGAACGATATTCGCCTATGGACAGACTTCGTCCGGCAAGACGCACACAATGGAGGGCGTCATTGGCGACTCGGCGAAGCAGGGCATTATTCCACGCATTGTCAATGATATCTTCAATCACATCTATGCCATGGAGGTGAATCTGGAGTTCCACATAAAGGTCTCGTACTATGAGATCTATATGGACAAGATCCGAGATCTGCTGGACGTGTCCAAGGTGAACCTGAGCGTGCACGAGGACAAAAATCGAGTGCCCTATGTGAAGGGTGCCACGGAGCGGTTCGTCTCCTCGCCAGAGGATGTATTTGAGGTGATCGAAGAGGGCAAATCGAATCGTCATATTGCCGTTACAAGTGAGTGGTCGAAATGGGCTTGTGCTTGGTGTTTACTGAAACGATCCATTCTTTGCAGACATGAACGAGCACTCCTCTCGATCGCACTCAGTATTTCTGATCAACGTGAAGCAGGAGAATCTGGAGAACCAGAAGAAACTATCGGGTAAACTATATCTGGTCGATTTAGCCGGTTCCGAGAAGGTTTCCAAGACAGGGGCAGAGGGAACGGTGCTCGACGAGGCGAAGAACATCAACAAGTCGCTGTCGGCGCTGGGCAACGTGATCTCAGCGCTGGCGGATGGCAACAAAACGCACATACCCTATCGCGACTCGAAGCTGACGCGCATCCTGCAGGAGTCGCTGGGAGGCAACGCACGCACAACCATTGTCATCTGCTGCTCTCCGGCCAGCTTCAATGAGTCCGAGACGAAGTCCACGCTGGACTTTGGCCGGCGCGCCAAGACAGTAAAGAATGTGGTCTGTGTGAACGAGGAGCTCACCGCCGAAGAGTGGAAACGACGCTACGAAAAGGAGAAAGAGAAGAACGGTCGCCTCAAGGGCAAGGTGGAGAAGCTGGAGATAGAGCTGGCTCGTTGGCGGGCGGGAGAGACAGTCAAGGCCGAGGAGCAAATCAACATGGAAGATCTCATGGAGGCCAGCACGCCCAATCTGGAGGTGGAGGCAGCACAGCAGAAGGCTGCGGAGGCGGCCAGTGCCGCTCAGAGGACGGCCCTGGCCAATATGTCCGCTTCGGTGGCTGCCGACGAACGGGCCCGCCTGGCCACGGAGTGTGAACGTCTCTACCAGCAGCTGGACGACAAGGATGAGGAGATTAACCAGCAGAGCCAGTATGCCGAGCAGATGAAGGAGCAGGTCATGGAGCAGGAAGAGCTGATAGCCAATGCCCGGCGGGAGTATGAAGCTTTGCAGTCAGAGATGGCACGCATCCAGCACGAGAACGAGTCTGCCAAGGAAGAGGTTAAGGAAGTGCTGCAGGCGCTGGAGGAGCTGGCTGTCAATTATGATCAGAAGTCGCAGGAAATCGACAACAAGAACAAGGACATCGATGCCCTCAACGAAGAGCTGCAGCAAAAGCAGACTGTGTTCATTGCAACGTCCGCAGAGCTGCAGCAGCTCAAGGACATGTCCTCGCACCAGAAGAAGCGCATCACTGAGATGCTGACCAACCTTCTGCGCGATCTCGGTGAAGTGGGCCAGGCCATAGCCCCCGGAGACTCCGCCATCGACCTCAAGATGAGCACCCTAGCCGGCACAGATGTCACCAAAGTTGAGGAGGACTTCACCATGGCCCGCCTGTACATTAGCAAGATGAAGACTGAGGCGAAAAACATTGCTCAGCGCTGCGCCAACATGGAGGCCCAGCAGTCGGACTCCAACAAGAAGATATTCGAGTACGAGAAGGATCTGGGCGAGTACCGTCTGCTCATCTCGCAGCACGAGGCGCGCATGAAGTCGCTACAAGAGTCGATGCGGGAGGCGGAGAACAAGAAGAGGACTCTCGAGGAGCAGATCGATTCCCTGCGCGAGGAGTGCGCCAAGCTGAAGGCTGCCGAACACGTGTCCGCCGTCAATGCAGAGGGGAAGCAGCGCGCCGAGGAGCTGCGCTCCATGTTCGACTCGCAAATGGACGAGCTGCGCGAGGCCCACACCAAGCAGGTGTCCGAGCTGCGGGACGAGATTTCCGCCAAGCAGCACGAAATGAACGAGATGAAGGATGTGCATCAgaagctgctgctggcccACCAACAGATGACCGCCGACTACGAGAAGGTCAAACAGGAGGAGGCCCAGAAATCCAACGAACTACAGACCATGATTCTCACCAGCGAGCGACGGGAACAGGCGCGCAAAGACCTCAAGGGCCTCGAAGACACCGTGGCCAAGGAACTGCAGACGCTGCACAATCTCCGCAAGCTCTTCGTTCAGGATTTACAGGTAATTGTCCCATACTTAATGTTTCTTTCAATTTGAAAACTGATCTTTCCCACATTCTGTTTAATAGCAACGAATCCGAAAAAATGTGGTCAACGAGGA is part of the Drosophila miranda strain MSH22 chromosome Y unlocalized genomic scaffold, D.miranda_PacBio2.1 Contig_Y1_pilon, whole genome shotgun sequence genome and harbors:
- the LOC108159269 gene encoding kinesin heavy chain, with amino-acid sequence MSAEREIPAEDSIKVVCRFRPLNDSEEKAGSKFVVKFPNNVEENCISIAGKVYLFDKVFKPNASQEKVYNEAAKSIVTDVLAGYNGTIFAYGQTSSGKTHTMEGVIGDSAKQGIIPRIVNDIFNHIYAMEVNLEFHIKVSYYEIYMDKIRDLLDVSKVNLSVHEDKNRVPYVKGATERFVSSPEDVFEVIEEGKSNRHIAVTNMNEHSSRSHSVFLINVKQENLENQKKLSGKLYLVDLAGSEKVSKTGAEGTVLDEAKNINKSLSALGNVISALADGNKTHIPYRDSKLTRILQESLGGNARTTIVICCSPASFNESETKSTLDFGRRAKTVKNVVCVNEELTAEEWKRRYEKEKEKNGRLKGKVEKLEIELARWRAGETVKAEEQINMEDLMEASTPNLEVEAAQQKAAEAASAAQRTALANMSASVAADERARLATECERLYQQLDDKDEEINQQSQYAEQMKEQVMEQEELIANARREYEALQSEMARIQHENESAKEEVKEVLQALEELAVNYDQKSQEIDNKNKDIDALNEELQQKQTVFIATSAELQQLKDMSSHQKKRITEMLTNLLRDLGEVGQAIAPGDSAIDLKMSTLAGTDVTKVEEDFTMARLYISKMKTEAKNIAQRCANMEAQQSDSNKKIFEYEKDLGEYRLLISQHEARMKSLQESMREAENKKRTLEEQIDSLREECAKLKAAEHVSAVNAEGKQRAEELRSMFDSQMDELREAHTKQVSELRDEISAKQHEMNEMKDVHQKLLLAHQQMTADYEKVKQEEAQKSNELQTMILTSERREQARKDLKGLEDTVAKELQTLHNLRKLFVQDLQQRIRKNVVNEESEEDGGSLAQKQKISFLENNLDQLTKVHKQLVRDNADLRCELPKLEKRLRTTMERVKALETALKEAKEGAMRDRKRYQYEVDRIKEAVRQKHLGRRGPQAQIAKPIRAGQGAIALRGGGAVGGAPLQTPANS